The genomic window CTAGTTCTTTTCCTATAGTCATAGCTGGGTAGCCCATCGGCAAAGCAAACAGTTGCCCCAGGATAGTGCATCTTTGGGTATCTACTACCAACCCAGCACAATATTTTTGATGATTTTTATTTTTTGCTACCGACGATCATTGGTGACAAGTTAAGGAAAAGGGAAAATTGTCAAGGGTGGTATTTGTAGTGGTCAAAAGCATGGGAAACTCAGTCTAGACAAGTAATTGAGCGATTGAGTCCAGTCATGACCACCAGCAAAAAAACCAATAGAGACCACGCCAAAAAGAAACACAGACCAATGGTGGAAGACGAAGTAATTGCAGAGCAACTGGAAAAATTATTGACCCCAGCGATTACAAATCAAGAAAATTACTACCGAAAACTAGGACTCAGAGAACGGATACTGAATTTACCATTGATGATGGCTGCGGTACTAACCTTGTTATGGCGAGACATAGCCGGAGTCAGAGAACTGACAAGAATGTTAGCTAGAGACGGTTTTCTGTGGTGTAATCCTACAAAAGTTAGTCAACAAGCTGTATCACAGAGATTTTTGACATTTCCATCAGAATTATTTGAAAAAGTATTTAAAGATTTACTGCCTAGTTTAAGAACAGCTTGGCATAGTAGAAATAAACGACCGTTGCCAGAAAGTATTCAGTTTACATTATCAAAATTCGAGAAAATTTGGATAGTAGACGGGTCAACACTGGAGGCATTGTTTAGAAAATTACAAAGCTTAGAGTCGGCTCAAAGAGGGCAATTAGCAGGAAAAATGAGTACAGTCATTGATTTAATGACCAGATTACCTGTAGAAATTTGGTTTGAAGAAAATCCCAAGGCATCTGACACTAAATCGGAAGAAAATATCCTAAATTTAGTTACAACAAGAACTTTACTCTTATTAGATAGAGGTTTTTATCACTTTAAGTTTTGGCATCAGTTAATCGAGAAAAAAGTTGACTTTATTACGAGAATAAAAAAAGGAGCAGCAATCAAGATAGAACAGGTATTTACAGATAGCTATGGACTCAGGGACAGAAAGATACGTCTGGGTTCTGGCACAAATAAGACCCCATTTATTACCTTACGGTTAATTGAAGTGCGTTCTGGAAAAACATGGCATTCTTATTTAACAAGCGTTCTAGATCCTAATGTTTTACCCCCTTATGTTGTAGCCGATTTATATCGACGACGTTGGCGCATTGAAGATGCTTTTAATACTGTCAAAAGACTCTTAGGGCTAAGTTATTTATGGACGGGTTCAATTAATGGGATTAAGTTGCAGATTTGGGCAACTTGGTTATTTTATGCGGTTTTAGTAGATTTAGGTGATGCTGTAGCTGACGAACTTTCTCTGCCTTTTGATGAGATTTCATTAGAAATGATTTATCGTGGTCTTTATCATTTTACGATGGCTCATCAAAAAGGTAAGGCAACAGACCCTGTTAAGTATTTTGCTGACCCTCAAAATCGAGATTTAGGGATTATCAAACAGAAGCGAAAACCAAACATTAAGTTAATTGTCGCTCCTTTCCCTGATCTTCAACGAGGGTCTGACCAGTTTTTCTTCAACAATTCTCTCAAAGCCTCTTGACAAAAGATTTACAGCCTTAACTTGTCACCAATGACCGACGATCGCTTTTCACAATGAAATACTACCCGTCATCACAGTTTCTCCAGTTGGTTGGGGAATTTTTTTCAACGGCTCAACGGTGATCAAAGCCTGAGAAGAAACTGTCATATCATCATCTAAAGGCATTTGCATAAACACTTTTCCTTCAGAGTCAGGGTTAAATTCTCCACAATATACTTTTTTATTAGATAACACCATTATTTAAAGCCTAAATCTTGACATATTATCAAAAATATGCTAATTTAATCTGTTGAAAATACATTCTTGCCAGTCTTGAACTTAATATTGATACGAACCTAACGCCAAAAAGGATTTACCTAACTCAAAATTTTGTTACCCAAACAATTAAACCGGGTAGCACTATGAGAGCAAAGGAGCTTTTAAGCGTGGTAAAAGCAGATACATAGCAATTATTGAGTTCTGAAAAGATATGGTAAGTCAAGATTGGTTAGTGACAGAAGAAGGCAAGTGTGAAGCTTGGGAAGAATTGGCAGATGACCTAGAATTATCTACAGGAAAATATCGGCTCTATCGGTTTTTAACGGATCTAGAAGATATTCTGCATAAATTTCAGAGCGATCGCGATCGCCTCCAAGCAATTTGTCCCCTAGTACGGCGATTATTGACCAGTTCAGAATGGTTGCAAGGTGAATATCTTGAACCCGACTCACAAACAGGTTGGTCGGTACTTACTAGACATCTCCAAAATAGTATTATTCTGTGATAAAAGAACATTAAAGCGTTATTTTGACACAGAAGCATGAGCAATATACTGAATTACATTGAAGAGAATCCTAAACAAACCCAAAGGTTAATAGGTCTGGAATATGAACAGTTACAACAATTAATCATAAATGGGGAAAGATTATATCATGAAAAAAAAGCTTTACTGGAATCTAAGAAAGTGAGAATTATTGCTGGTGGAGGAGGTCGGAAACCAAAATTATCTATTTCTGAACAAATCATTTTAACTTTAGTGTATCTCCGACATCTGACAACCTTTCAACTTCTAGGTATTCAGTTTGAAGTAAGTGAGTCTACAGCCAACGATACGTTTAACTATTGGTTGCCTAACTTGCGAGAATTACTGCCATCAAGTTTGCTTGAACAAGTAAAAAAAAACGCTTCTGACTATGAAGTAGTAAAAGAAATGCTCACAGAATATGAATTAATAGTAGATAGCTATGAACAAGTCAGAGAAAGACCTAGAGACAATGATGAACAAAAGAAATATTTTTCAGGTAAGAAGAGTAATCATACATTTAAAACTCAAATGATTATTTTACCTGATGCTAGTGATATCGTTGATGTTGTGGCAGGTGAACCTGGTCCAAAAAGCGATATAACTTTGTTCCGAGAATATCGTTCAGAGTTTGATGCCAAACAAAGATTTAAAGGAGATAAGGCATATCTTGGAGAAGATTTAATTACAACTCCAATTAAGAAACCAAGAAATCAAGAACTAACAACTGAACAGAAAGAACAGAACAAAATATTTTCATCTAAACGAATCTTTGTTGAACATCGAATACGGTCAGTCAAAATCTTTCGAGTTGTCCAAGAGAGATTTAGGTTAAATACCCGCAAATATAAGCAAGTAATTTTGACGATTTGTGGGCTAGTAAGGTTACGGATTCGAGGGCTAATATTACCATTAGAAATATCAGCTATATCATCAGGTTAAAATTATCGCATATAACTAGATATTTTTGCCTAATTATCAACAGCAAATATCTCAAAGTCTTATTTCATCGTACAGAATAGCTAATTTAAGATGATTGCATTTAGTGGCTACAGCCTAGCCAAACAAAGGCTTTGACTGTTTTCGGAGATGTCTACTCTATATGATGAGCCAGATTTTCCCTTGACGGTGCAGACAGTCGCATGGTTGCCAGGAAGAGTATCACCAATTCATAATCATGCTACCTGGGGAGTTGTCGCACTGATTAGTGGAGAAGAAAAAAATACACTGTGGAGACGAACTGATAATAACGGTGGTATTGAAAAAGTTGGCGAAATTATTTTAACTCCAGGAGATATTATTAGTTTGATGCCAGATGCAATCCATCATGTTGAAGCACTTGGTGAAGAACCGACAATTAGCTTCAATGTGTATGGCGAAACAAACTATGAACAGCGATTTGAATTTGATCCAGTTTCTGGTGCTGCAAAGAACTTTTGATGTACTTTCAGGAGTATCAACGTTTTCTAGAATGACTTATATAGTCAGAAACCCCAGCCCTAAAGGGCGGGGCTTGAAAAAGCCCATCTGACCAGCCTAAGTCTTAACTGACTACGTTAGTGGCAAGAGTTTAAGACCTACCAGAGGATGCGTAGCTAGTCCCCTGCACTAGAACCAAATTGTTAAACATCTGTACAAGGGTTAAGGAAGTGCAATTTGGATAGTACCGACCACTAACATTGGCGAAGCTAAAATTACCCGAAAGGAGGCACTTTATGTGCAAAGTTTTTGTAATTGATACTAACCGCATACCACTAAAACCAATACATTCAGCACAAGCAAGACAATTATTAAGAAGCAAAAAAGCAGCCATTTATCGCCGCTTTCCATTCACGATTATTCTTAAAGAATCTTGTCCAGATTCTCCAGTAGCACTACTGCGATTAAAGCTAGACCCTGGTGCTAAAACCACAGGTATAGCATTAGTTAACGATGCAACTGGCGTTCGCGGAGCGTCTCCCTTCGGAGAAGTTGTTTTTGCTGCTGAATTAAAGCATAGAGGTTTTGCTATTAGAGACGCTTTGATTTCCAGAAGGCAATTAAGACGTGGCAAAAGAAATCGAAAAAACCCGTTACAGAAAGCCAAGATTTCTGAATAGAACGAGACCAGAAGGATGGTTAGCACCAAGCCTGATGAGTCGGGTTCACAATGTTGAAACATGGGTAAACAGATTGCGTAAATTTGCACCAATTACAGCGATTAGTACCGAATTAGTCAAGTTTGATATGCAATTAATGCGTAATCCTGAAATCGAAGGTAAGGAATATCAGCAAGGGACATTAGCTGGATATGAAACCAGAGAATATCTACTTGAAAAGTGGAATCGGCAATGCGCCTATTGTGGTGTCAAAGATGTGCCTTTACAGATTGAACACATTCACCCACGTTCTAAAGGTGGGTCTAATTCAATCACAAACCTTACATTAAGTTGCGAAAAATGCAACATCAAAAAAGGGATTAAGGATATTAAGGATTTCCTCAAAAAAGACCCTACTAAGTTACAGAAAATCTTGGCACAAGCTAAGAAACCGTTGGCTGATGCAGCAGCAGTTAATGCTACTAGATACAAGCTTTTGGAGGTTTTAAAATCAACAGGGTTGCCCGTTGAATGTGGCTCTGGGGGTTTAACAAAGTTCAACAGAACTAGGCAGCAATTAATCAAGACTCATTGGATTGATGCTGCTTGTGTTGGCAAATCAACACCAACATTAAATATCAAAGGTATCAAACCATTGTTGATTACATCTAATGGTCACGGTAATCGCCAAATGTGCGGGACTGATAAATTCGGTTTTCCGAGTCGTCACCGCACAAATAAACAAATCCATTTTGGTTTTCAAACTGGAGACATTATTAAAGCGGTTGTTACCAGTGGCAAAAAAGTTGGCGAATATGTTGGACGTGTTTTGTGTCGTGCCACAGGTAGTTTTGATATCGCTTCCAAGACCGGAAGAATTTCAGGAATTAGCCATAAATATTGTTCAGCGATTCATAAAAAGGATGGATATAGTTATGCTTTTTGAAGCAATAGACATCTCCGAAAAAGAATCTCAAACCCTTATGCTGTCTAGAGTAAAACCTCATTTCTGGAGATGTCTATTCTTGACGGCGAATAAATTCGCCTGCGCCTAACCCCCATACATGAATGCAGGGGCTTCCACGGCGCGAGGACTTTGGTGAGAGAAATCCGTTGACAAGTAGTATTTTTTGCTTCTATCTTTGACGAAAACAGGGAAGACTTCTCCTTCAGCCGCTTCTCTTCGGAACAATACTTCAAAATTAGGCGTTGCATAAATGTGGGATGAAATCATAAAATTTGACTTTTACATCTCCTACCTTTTGCGCCTTTGCGACTTTGCGTGAGACAAAATCATCCCATTAATCAGCAACGCCCAAAATTAGTTTTGGAAAATTCTGATGTCTGCGGTGGGCTACGCTAACGCGGTCAGCCGCAGAAACATCTACAGACTTTCCGCAAAATTCACGCGTTGAAGACTTAGCGAATCCATTTTAGTTTTAGCTTCGTATCAACATTATGAATTGACAAAATTGTGTACTTAGTTAAAATTTATTCCCCTAATTACTAAGCGATCGCTCTGCGCCATATCCACAACTTCTAGCATTTTGAAGAAGGAAAGAACTATGATATAGACTTGAAAAATTTTTCATATCAATAGCCATTCAAACCATACCAAGGATGAATGATGAACTCTAAAAATGTATCGTCTCCAGACTTTTGCGCCCGTCAACTCAAAGTTTTAGCAGATACAACACGTCTATCTGTTCTGAAAATTCTCATGGAAAGTCCTAAGCACGTAGGGGAACTGAATTCTGTTTTAAAGCTAGAGCAGAGTTTATTGTCCCACCATTTAAAAATATTGCGGGAGGCAGGTTTTGTGGAGGCGACACGAGATGGTAAGGCGGTACTTTACCATTTTGTACCGACGATTCGACAAGTCAATACTGGTAAGGCAATTGATTTAGGCTGTTGTCGCCTCTGTTTTGAATAGAATGAAACGACTCAAAACCATAGCATTTATTACTGTCGCTTTCACAATTGGCTTAGGGTTACAAGCTTGTACCCAACCATCCCCAACACCAACTCAACCAACCAATAAATTACAAGGAAAGTTAGTTTTAACAGGCTCTAGTACAGTTGCACCATTAGCAGCAGAAATTGGTAAGCGATTTGAATCAGCGCATCCTGATGTGCGAGTAGATGTGCAAACAGGCGGTTCATCTCGCGGAATTGCCGATGCACGTACAGGCGTTGCTAATATTGGGATGGCATCTCGTAGCCTCAAAGATGAAGAAAAAGATTTACAAGCTTTTTCTATTGCCCGTGACGGAATTGGCATAATTCTACACAAAGATAATCCAGTCAAATCCCTCTCAAATCAACAAGCTGTTGATATTTATACGGGTAAGATTAACAACTGGCAACAAGTTAACGGTAGCAATGCACCGATTACAGTTGTGAATAAAGCTGAGGGACGTTCTACCCTGGAATTATTTCTTGGCTACTTCCAACTCAAAAATAGCGATATTAAAGCATCGGTGGTGATCGGGGACAATCAGCAAGGAATTAAGACAGTAGCAGGTAATCCTAACGCCATTGGTTATGTATCAATTGGTACGGCTGAATTTAGCATCAATAACGGCGTGACCATTAAATTATTGCCCCTGAATGGAATTACCGCCACTACAGAGAATGTCCAGAATGGGACGTTTCCCCTGTCCCGTCCTCTAAATTTGGTGACTAAAACCCAGCCTCAAGGCTTAGATCAAGCATTTATCGAGTTTGCACAATCACCACAAGTTCATGACATTGTTAAAAAACAAGATTTTGTCCCCATATCAAAGTGATATGGTTCTCCTGTGGATATTACGGGGATTATCTCTAATTACAGGTATTATTGTTATCTTAATCACCACATTCTTATTACTCGAAGCGTTGCCCATACTGCGACAAGAAGGATGGTGGCGTTTTGTCAGCGATCGCTCTTGGCATCCGGTGCAAGGACTCTATAATTTGCTGCCCATGCTGTGGGGTAGTCTGTTGGTGACATTCGGTTCTGTAGTTTTGGCTGCACCTTTGGGCATTGGTTCGGCAATCTTTTGTCAGTATTATGCACCTCCTGTAGTTGGGGGATTATATCGGCAGTTAATTAATTTACTGGCTGGTATTCCTTCTGTAGTTTACGGGTTCTGGGGTTTAGTTGTTCTTGTACCACTGATTGGCAAACTGCATCCACCAGGAACAAGTTTGTTAGCGGGAATCGCCATTTTGACATTAATGATTCTGCCCACCATCGCTTTAACAGCAGAAGCCAGTTTTTCTGAAGTCCCCAACGAGTATTTACAAGGTGCAGCCGCCTTGGGAATTTCTCGCTGGGCAACAATTAGAAGCGTTGTTTTACCTGCGGCGAAATCTGGTTTATTTACTGGTTTGATTTTAGGAACGGGACGGGCGATTGGGGAAACAATGGCAGTGTTGATGGTTTGTGGCAATGTAGTCCAAACACCCACAAGCATATTTGACCCCGTTCGCACACTGACAGCCAATATCGCTTTAGAGATGGCTTACGCTACAGGAAATCACCGTTCAGCATTGTTTGTAAGTGGTTTGTTATTAATGGGAGCGATCGCCATTTTAGTTGTCGTTGCCGAAGGTGTGAGTAGGAAAAACATCTATGGCTAAAAAATTACCTACCCTGATCATGTGGGCGATCGCTTTATTTGTCACTGCTGTTTTCTGCTGGATTTTAGGCGATATCCTCTGGCACGGTGTCGGGCAGCTATCTTGGGAATTCCTCACAACTGCACCGCGAAATGCTGGCCGTGA from Nostoc sp. UHCC 0870 includes these protein-coding regions:
- a CDS encoding IS4 family transposase: MVEDEVIAEQLEKLLTPAITNQENYYRKLGLRERILNLPLMMAAVLTLLWRDIAGVRELTRMLARDGFLWCNPTKVSQQAVSQRFLTFPSELFEKVFKDLLPSLRTAWHSRNKRPLPESIQFTLSKFEKIWIVDGSTLEALFRKLQSLESAQRGQLAGKMSTVIDLMTRLPVEIWFEENPKASDTKSEENILNLVTTRTLLLLDRGFYHFKFWHQLIEKKVDFITRIKKGAAIKIEQVFTDSYGLRDRKIRLGSGTNKTPFITLRLIEVRSGKTWHSYLTSVLDPNVLPPYVVADLYRRRWRIEDAFNTVKRLLGLSYLWTGSINGIKLQIWATWLFYAVLVDLGDAVADELSLPFDEISLEMIYRGLYHFTMAHQKGKATDPVKYFADPQNRDLGIIKQKRKPNIKLIVAPFPDLQRGSDQFFFNNSLKAS
- a CDS encoding anti-sigma factor; the encoded protein is MVLSNKKVYCGEFNPDSEGKVFMQMPLDDDMTVSSQALITVEPLKKIPQPTGETVMTGSISL
- a CDS encoding transposase; this encodes MSNILNYIEENPKQTQRLIGLEYEQLQQLIINGERLYHEKKALLESKKVRIIAGGGGRKPKLSISEQIILTLVYLRHLTTFQLLGIQFEVSESTANDTFNYWLPNLRELLPSSLLEQVKKNASDYEVVKEMLTEYELIVDSYEQVRERPRDNDEQKKYFSGKKSNHTFKTQMIILPDASDIVDVVAGEPGPKSDITLFREYRSEFDAKQRFKGDKAYLGEDLITTPIKKPRNQELTTEQKEQNKIFSSKRIFVEHRIRSVKIFRVVQERFRLNTRKYKQVILTICGLVRLRIRGLILPLEISAISSG
- a CDS encoding ArsR/SmtB family transcription factor, translated to MMNSKNVSSPDFCARQLKVLADTTRLSVLKILMESPKHVGELNSVLKLEQSLLSHHLKILREAGFVEATRDGKAVLYHFVPTIRQVNTGKAIDLGCCRLCFE
- a CDS encoding phosphate ABC transporter substrate-binding protein; the encoded protein is MKRLKTIAFITVAFTIGLGLQACTQPSPTPTQPTNKLQGKLVLTGSSTVAPLAAEIGKRFESAHPDVRVDVQTGGSSRGIADARTGVANIGMASRSLKDEEKDLQAFSIARDGIGIILHKDNPVKSLSNQQAVDIYTGKINNWQQVNGSNAPITVVNKAEGRSTLELFLGYFQLKNSDIKASVVIGDNQQGIKTVAGNPNAIGYVSIGTAEFSINNGVTIKLLPLNGITATTENVQNGTFPLSRPLNLVTKTQPQGLDQAFIEFAQSPQVHDIVKKQDFVPISK
- the pstC gene encoding phosphate ABC transporter permease subunit PstC; this encodes MTLLKNKILSPYQSDMVLLWILRGLSLITGIIVILITTFLLLEALPILRQEGWWRFVSDRSWHPVQGLYNLLPMLWGSLLVTFGSVVLAAPLGIGSAIFCQYYAPPVVGGLYRQLINLLAGIPSVVYGFWGLVVLVPLIGKLHPPGTSLLAGIAILTLMILPTIALTAEASFSEVPNEYLQGAAALGISRWATIRSVVLPAAKSGLFTGLILGTGRAIGETMAVLMVCGNVVQTPTSIFDPVRTLTANIALEMAYATGNHRSALFVSGLLLMGAIAILVVVAEGVSRKNIYG